One window from the genome of Schistocerca piceifrons isolate TAMUIC-IGC-003096 chromosome 1, iqSchPice1.1, whole genome shotgun sequence encodes:
- the LOC124795208 gene encoding calcineurin B homologous protein 1 yields MGNRSSLLLREEEIAQIQEETGFTPHQIERLYSRFTSLDRGDCGTLSREDFLRIPELAINPLGDRIVHAFFEEGCSDRVNFLQFMQVLAHFRPIKKGRDNKLNSREQKLKFAFKMYDLDNDEKISRDELLAILHMMVGANISEEQLTSIAERTILEADQNGDQMISFEEFCKALERTDVEQKMSIRFLN; encoded by the exons ATGGGTAACAGATCTTCGCTTCTTTTGAGGGAAGAGGAGATCGCGCAGATACAAGAAGAAACTGGAT TTACTCCCCACCAGATTGAGAGATTGTACAGCAGGTTCACAAGTTTAGACCGCGGTGACTGCGGAACATTGAGCAGGGAAGACTTTCTTCGCATACCGGAATTGGCAATCAATCCTCTTGGCGACAGAATCGTGCATGCATTTTTTGAAGAGGGCTGCAGCGATCGCGTCAATTTTCTACAGTTCATGCAAGTTCTAGCACACTTCCGACCGATTAAGAAAGGTCGAGACAATAAGCTAAATTCGAGAGAGCAGAAGCTTAAGT TTGCCTTCAAAATGTACGATTTGGATAATGATGAAAAAATATCTAGGGATGAATTACTAGCCATTCTTCATATGATGGTAGGAGCAAACATAAG TGAAGAGCAACTGACAAGTATTGCTGAACGTACAATTTTAGAAGCTGATCAAAATGGTGACCAAATGATTTCATTTGAAGAATTCTGTAAGGCTTTGGAGCGGACAGATGTGGAACAGAAGATGTCGATTAGATTTCTTAATTGA